From the Dehalococcoidia bacterium genome, one window contains:
- the sodN gene encoding superoxide dismutase, Ni: MSLLNSAFLLAHRVFPATVAHAHCDIPCGIYDPHTAQVSALTAIRMSQLLQNLKKPGPDCTPAEVNAFMTEVSRLTAAKEQHAELCKHELRILWGDYFKPEHLQQVPDLHDKFWKALKLASAVRQKNDLKTAEDLLTAVQQIAEAFWKTKGAKTAKQPSRHAVGYELVYPA; the protein is encoded by the coding sequence ATGTCACTGCTTAACTCGGCATTCCTGCTCGCTCACCGCGTGTTTCCCGCCACCGTCGCGCACGCCCATTGCGACATCCCTTGCGGCATCTATGATCCCCATACAGCTCAGGTATCGGCCCTGACCGCCATCCGCATGAGCCAGCTTCTTCAGAACCTGAAGAAGCCCGGGCCAGACTGCACCCCCGCTGAGGTGAACGCGTTCATGACGGAGGTGAGCCGTCTGACGGCCGCCAAGGAGCAGCACGCGGAGCTGTGCAAGCACGAGTTGCGCATCCTCTGGGGCGACTACTTCAAGCCGGAGCACCTCCAGCAGGTCCCGGACCTCCATGACAAGTTCTGGAAGGCCCTGAAGCTGGCGTCCGCTGTCCGGCAGAAGAACGACCTGAAGACCGCCGAGGACCTGCTCACCGCGGTACAGCAGATAGCTGAGGCCTTCTGGAAGACGAAGGGCGCAAAGACAGCCAAGCAGCCCTCGCGCCACGCGGTGGGGTACGAGCTGGTCTACCCAGCCTAG